From the Gouania willdenowi chromosome 19, fGouWil2.1, whole genome shotgun sequence genome, one window contains:
- the g6pc1a.2 gene encoding glucose-6-phosphatase catalytic subunit 1, whose product MLSGMMDLVQALGVSSTHYLQTHYSQAQGLFLWVSWAADLRNTFFIFFPLWFHLRPSVGIKLIWVAVIGDWLNLVFKWVLFGERPYWWVKETDYYNNTLPPYIQQYPMTCETGPGSPSGHAMGAASVYYTLVTSILSILTSKKKSGNRKSSSREWYLKKILWTLFWAVQVCVCLSRVFIAAHFPHQVVAGVITGMIVAEAFNRVRWIYSATMRTYLLTTFSLTSFAVGFYLLLKAGGVDLLWTMDKAQKWCSNPEWVHLDSTPFASLLRNMGTLFGLGLGLHSPLYGESVKKNAGGGTAVRAGSAISTLLLLHLFDSFKPPTHTAAIFYLLSFCKSATVPLVSVSIIPYCVSRVLSPGNKKAV is encoded by the exons ATGCTGAGTGGGATGATGGACTTGGTGCAGGCGTTGGGGGTGAGCAGCACCCACTACCTGCAGACCCACTACAGCCAGGCTCAGGGCCTCTTCCTGTGGGTGTCGTGGGCCGCGGACCTCAGGAAcaccttcttcatcttcttcccTCTGTGGTTCCACCTGCGCCCCAGCGTGGGAATCAAACTCATCTGGGTGGCCGTGATCGGAGACTGGCTCAACCTGGTCTTCAAATG ggtgcTGTTTGGAGAGCGTCCGTACTGGTGGGTGAAGGAAACAGATTATTACAACAACACACTCCCTCCTTACATCCAACAGTATCCGATGACCTGTGAGACTGGACCAG GCAGTCCCTCTGGTCATGCGATGGGCGCTGCAAGCGTTTACTACACACTGGTCACTTCCATCCTCTCCATTCTGACCAGTAAGAAGAAGTCTGGGAACAGGAAATCGTCCAGCAGAGAGTG GTACCTGAAGAAGATCCTGTGGACTCTGTTCTGGGCGGTTCAGGTCTGCGTTTGTCTGTCCAGAGTTTTCATCGCTGCTCACTTCCCTCATCAGGTCGTAGCCGGCGTCATCACAG GTATGATCGTAGCCGAGGCGTTTAACAGAGTTCGGTGGATCTACAGCGCCACCATGAGGACGTACCTGCTCACCACATTCTCCCTGACCTCCTTCGCTGTGGGCTTCTACCTGCTCCTCAAAGCGGGGGGTGTGGACCTCCTGTGGACGATGGACAAAGCCCAGAAGTGGTGCTCCAACCCTGAGTGGGTTCACCTGGACTCCACGCCGTTCGCCAGCCTGCTGAGGAACATGGGGACGCTGTTCGGACTCGGCCTCGGACTCCACTCGCCGCTATACGGCGAGAGCGTGAAGAAGAACGCCGGTGGGGGCACGGCGGTCAGGGCAGGAAGCGCTATTAGCACGTTGCTATTACTGCACCTGTTTGACTCCTTCAAACCGCCCACACACACCGCCGCCATCTTCTACCTGCTGTCCTTCTGCAAGAGCGCCACCGTGCCGCtagttagcgttagcatcatcCCCTACTGTGTGAGCCGAGTGCTGAGCCCTGGCAACAAGAAGGCTGTCTGA